The Dama dama isolate Ldn47 chromosome 23, ASM3311817v1, whole genome shotgun sequence genome contains a region encoding:
- the LOC133044394 gene encoding large ribosomal subunit protein uL11-like: protein MPPKFDPNEIKVVYLRCTGGEVGATSALAPKIGPLGLSPKKVGDDIAKATGDWKGLRIRVKLTIQNRQAQIEVVPSASALIIKALKEPPRDRKKQKNIKHSGNITFDEIVNIAQQIRHRTLARELSGTIKEILGTAQSVGCNVDGHHPHDIIDDINSGAVECPAS, encoded by the coding sequence ATGCCGCCTAAGTTCGACCCCAACGAAATCAAAGTCGTGTACCTGAGGTGCACCGGTGGGGAAGTCGGTGCCACGTCTGCCCTGGCCCCCAAGATCGGCCCCTTGGGCCTGTCTCCAAAAAAGGTTGGTGATGACATTGCCAAGGCAACTGGTGATTGGAAGGGTCTGAGGATTAGAGTGAAACTGACCATTCAGAACAGACAAGCCCAGATTGAGGTGgtaccttctgcttctgccctGATCATCAAAGCCCTCAAGGAACCACCAAGGgacagaaagaagcagaaaaacattAAGCACAGTGGAAACATCACTTTTGATGAGATTGTCAACATTGCCCAGCAGATACGGCATCGGACTCTAGCTAGAGAACTTTCTGGAACCATTAAAGAGATCCTGGGGACTGCCCAGTCTGTGGGCTGCAATGTTGATGGCCACCACCCTCATGACATCATAGATGATATCAACAGTGGTGCAGTGGAGTGCCCAGCTAGTTAA